A single genomic interval of Tsukamurella paurometabola harbors:
- a CDS encoding sugar transferase: protein MSTNGAPAGSGRRMRRHSWALALIDLLVVFAFLMGTIPSTPSDPARAVQSLVGAVLAVGVFSVFGLYRTRITLSALDSAPQLAIAGWMLAPIGVTTIWQDDHAQLIGVAACWALLFAARVVYYAAVRRHRAQHPDRGGRTLVIGGGKVAGELVHSMFMFPEYGLRPVLVMDDDPLDATAFPVEVIPRRNDLARLISERAIDTVIVAFSRDRDSTLVEPLRDCDTLDCEIYVVPRLYEFVHQDRDMDRIHTTPLVLVRRLALRSSHWRVKRVTSFLTSLIGLVLLSPLLLVVAIAIKVQEPRAPILFRQTRVGQDGRLFSLYKFRTMRPVPDEESDRDWTDERLRITRLGRFLRRHSIDELPQLWNVVRGDMSVVGPRPERPHFANRFGAEIPAYQSRHRVMVGLTGWAAIHGLRGDTDIRDRASYDNYYIENWSLWLDVKILLISVGTVLFGRGGR from the coding sequence ATGAGCACGAACGGTGCCCCGGCCGGCAGCGGCCGCCGCATGCGCCGCCATTCGTGGGCGCTCGCGCTGATCGATCTCCTCGTCGTGTTCGCGTTCCTCATGGGCACGATCCCGTCGACACCGTCGGATCCCGCCCGCGCGGTCCAGAGCCTCGTCGGCGCCGTGCTCGCCGTGGGCGTCTTCTCCGTGTTCGGGCTCTACCGCACCCGGATCACGCTCAGCGCGCTCGATTCCGCCCCGCAGCTGGCGATCGCCGGCTGGATGCTCGCGCCCATCGGCGTGACCACCATCTGGCAGGACGATCACGCCCAGCTGATCGGCGTCGCGGCCTGCTGGGCGCTGCTGTTCGCGGCGCGGGTCGTCTACTACGCCGCGGTCCGCCGGCACCGCGCGCAGCACCCGGATCGCGGCGGCCGCACCCTGGTCATCGGCGGCGGCAAGGTCGCGGGCGAGCTCGTCCATTCGATGTTCATGTTCCCGGAGTACGGCCTCCGCCCGGTCCTCGTCATGGACGACGACCCGCTCGACGCGACGGCGTTCCCCGTGGAGGTGATCCCGCGCCGGAACGACCTGGCCCGGCTCATCAGCGAACGCGCGATCGACACCGTGATCGTCGCCTTCTCCCGCGACCGCGACTCCACGCTGGTCGAGCCGCTGCGCGATTGCGACACCCTGGACTGCGAGATCTACGTGGTCCCGCGGCTGTACGAGTTCGTGCATCAGGACCGGGACATGGACCGGATCCACACCACCCCGCTGGTCCTGGTGCGCCGCCTGGCGCTGCGCTCGAGCCACTGGCGCGTCAAGCGCGTCACCTCGTTCCTGACCTCGCTGATCGGGCTGGTCCTGCTCTCTCCGCTGCTGCTGGTGGTCGCGATCGCGATCAAGGTCCAGGAGCCGCGCGCGCCGATCCTCTTCCGGCAGACCCGTGTCGGCCAGGACGGCCGCCTGTTCTCGCTCTACAAGTTCCGCACCATGCGGCCGGTGCCCGACGAGGAGTCGGACCGCGACTGGACCGACGAACGACTCCGGATCACGCGCCTCGGCCGGTTCCTGCGGCGCCACTCCATCGATGAACTGCCGCAGCTGTGGAACGTGGTGCGCGGCGACATGTCGGTGGTCGGCCCGCGCCCGGAGCGGCCGCACTTCGCGAACCGGTTCGGCGCCGAGATCCCCGCCTACCAGTCCCGGCACCGCGTCATGGTGGGACTGACGGGATGGGCCGCGATCCATGGGCTCCGCGGCGACACGGACATCCGCGACCGCGCCTCCTACGACAACTACTACATCGAGAACTGGAGCCTGTGGCTCGACGTGAAGATCCTGCTGATCTCCGTCGGCACGGTGCTCTTCGGCCGGGGCGGCCGCTAG
- a CDS encoding amino acid--[acyl-carrier-protein] ligase, which produces MEKRPMTQAAAPRALEVTDLHARQQEFRSSLFDAGLLVPSGVDGVYGQGAAFAELTAAVDALIGAAVRDVHGGAATVLSFPPVMPRDYLDRTDYIASFPQLAAAVSTYTGGDAEHRLLLAGRNAGHDWGGHFHASDVALVPSACHSVYPVLTGQLPRDGAWVDVSGHCFRREPSADPARMQSFRMREIVRVGSARAAVAHRDTWVARAADLLSDLGLTVRQTPATDPFFGRAGRMLAANQSAENLKTEIVVPMYGEDAPGVAVASSNYHRDHFGVHFDITTVDGAPAHSACLGFGIERIALALLAAHGLDRAAWPAAVTAQL; this is translated from the coding sequence ATGGAGAAGAGACCGATGACGCAGGCCGCAGCACCCCGTGCGCTCGAGGTTACTGACCTGCACGCGCGTCAGCAGGAGTTCCGCAGCTCGCTCTTCGACGCGGGCCTGCTCGTCCCGTCGGGCGTGGACGGCGTGTACGGCCAGGGCGCGGCGTTCGCCGAGCTGACCGCGGCGGTCGATGCGCTCATCGGCGCAGCGGTGCGCGACGTGCACGGCGGCGCCGCCACCGTCCTGTCCTTCCCGCCCGTGATGCCGCGCGACTACCTGGATCGCACGGACTACATCGCGTCCTTCCCGCAGCTCGCCGCGGCGGTCTCCACCTACACCGGCGGAGACGCCGAGCACCGGCTGCTCCTCGCGGGCCGCAACGCCGGCCACGACTGGGGCGGCCACTTCCACGCGAGTGACGTCGCGCTCGTGCCCTCGGCGTGCCACTCGGTCTACCCGGTGCTGACCGGGCAACTCCCCCGGGACGGCGCGTGGGTCGACGTCTCCGGCCACTGCTTCCGGCGCGAACCCTCCGCCGACCCCGCGCGGATGCAGTCCTTCCGCATGCGGGAGATCGTGCGCGTGGGCTCGGCGCGCGCCGCCGTCGCGCACCGCGACACCTGGGTCGCCCGCGCCGCCGACCTGCTCTCCGACCTCGGCCTCACGGTCCGGCAGACGCCCGCGACCGACCCGTTCTTCGGACGCGCGGGCCGCATGCTCGCGGCCAATCAGTCGGCCGAGAACCTCAAGACCGAGATCGTCGTGCCGATGTACGGCGAGGACGCACCCGGGGTCGCCGTGGCGTCCAGCAACTACCACCGGGATCATTTCGGGGTGCACTTCGACATCACGACCGTGGACGGGGCGCCCGCGCACAGCGCCTGCCTCGGCTTCGGCATCGAACGGATCGCCCTCGCGCTGCTCGCCGCGCACGGCCTCGACCGCGCGGCGTGGCCCGCGGCCGTGACCGCGCAACTGTGA
- a CDS encoding LGFP repeat-containing protein, giving the protein MALTACNEAKDTANDAKDAATSAAGSAASAVTGANGAGESGANGAGAESKAVVPSTSIATPGGTEVTITEGPISAEYAKYGYEKGHLGAPLGPVSALPDGKGKYLTLKGGTIYWSEASGAHVVHGVIGDKWGEAGHETGKLGYPTSDETAENGSIKQTFQNGTITFRDGVATVS; this is encoded by the coding sequence GTGGCACTCACCGCGTGCAATGAAGCGAAGGACACCGCGAACGACGCGAAGGACGCCGCCACCTCGGCGGCGGGCAGCGCCGCCTCCGCAGTGACCGGCGCCAACGGCGCGGGCGAGTCCGGAGCGAACGGCGCCGGTGCGGAGTCGAAGGCCGTCGTGCCGTCGACCAGCATCGCAACCCCCGGCGGCACCGAGGTGACCATCACCGAGGGCCCGATCAGCGCGGAGTACGCGAAGTACGGCTACGAGAAGGGACACCTCGGCGCCCCGCTCGGCCCGGTATCGGCGCTGCCCGACGGCAAGGGCAAGTACCTCACGCTCAAGGGCGGCACGATCTACTGGTCGGAGGCCTCCGGTGCGCACGTCGTGCACGGCGTGATCGGCGACAAGTGGGGCGAGGCCGGCCATGAGACCGGCAAGCTGGGCTACCCCACGAGCGACGAGACCGCCGAGAACGGGTCGATCAAGCAGACCTTCCAGAACGGGACGATCACCTTCCGCGACGGGGTCGCAACGGTCTCCTGA
- a CDS encoding IS630 family transposase, giving the protein MANHPAPALTLRDGDREVLESWTRSASVRASAAKRARIVLLAADGESNQRIAELVDASRTTVIAWRDRYLERGLEGLSDRVRPGRPRELDQDAIIVATLTPPPKSLGVTHWSTRLLAARIKVSPAAVARAWRAYGIKPFKAESFRFSTDPELVGKVTDICGLYLNPPQNAIVLCVDEKSQIQALDRTVPILPTQPGKVERRSHDYYRHGTTTLFAALDIATGKVTAALKPKHRHQEFLAFLRQIERAYRDVLDSDGNPVELHLVMDNYAAHKHANVKAWLAKHPRIVVHFTPTHASWMNLVEAWFGIVERQAIRRGVFTSVQDLNAKIRAFIDGWNPRAQPFVWTKTAEQILEKANRPTTSNPRH; this is encoded by the coding sequence ATGGCGAATCATCCTGCTCCGGCGTTGACGCTGCGCGATGGTGATCGGGAGGTGCTGGAGTCGTGGACCCGGTCCGCTTCGGTGCGGGCGTCCGCGGCCAAGCGGGCGCGGATCGTGTTGCTGGCCGCTGATGGTGAGTCGAATCAGCGGATCGCTGAGTTGGTCGATGCGAGCCGGACGACGGTGATCGCGTGGCGGGATCGGTATCTCGAGCGTGGCCTGGAGGGCCTGTCCGATCGGGTTCGGCCAGGCCGGCCGCGGGAGCTCGATCAGGATGCGATCATCGTCGCAACGCTCACGCCGCCGCCGAAAAGCCTTGGGGTGACGCATTGGTCGACGAGGCTGCTCGCCGCCCGGATCAAGGTGTCGCCGGCCGCGGTGGCGCGGGCGTGGCGCGCGTACGGGATCAAACCGTTCAAGGCCGAATCGTTCCGGTTCTCCACCGACCCCGAGCTGGTCGGCAAGGTCACCGACATCTGCGGCCTGTACTTGAACCCGCCTCAGAACGCGATCGTGCTGTGCGTGGATGAGAAGTCGCAGATCCAAGCCCTGGATCGGACGGTGCCGATCCTGCCGACCCAGCCCGGGAAGGTCGAACGCCGCTCCCATGACTACTACCGGCACGGCACCACCACCTTGTTCGCCGCCCTCGACATCGCGACCGGCAAGGTCACCGCCGCCCTCAAACCCAAGCACCGGCACCAGGAGTTCCTGGCGTTCCTGCGTCAGATCGAGCGGGCCTACCGCGACGTGCTCGACTCCGACGGCAACCCGGTCGAGCTGCACCTGGTGATGGACAACTACGCAGCTCACAAGCATGCGAACGTCAAGGCCTGGCTCGCCAAGCATCCCCGGATCGTCGTGCACTTCACCCCGACACACGCCTCCTGGATGAATCTCGTCGAGGCCTGGTTCGGGATCGTCGAACGACAGGCCATCCGGCGCGGCGTGTTCACCTCCGTCCAGGACCTCAACGCCAAGATCCGGGCGTTCATCGACGGCTGGAACCCGAGAGCACAGCCGTTCGTCTGGACCAAGACCGCCGAGCAGATCCTCGAGAAGGCGAACCGTCCAACAACTTCAAACCCGCGCCACTAG
- a CDS encoding glycosyltransferase, which yields MTRIAVVHERWTEQGGSENVARALVDAWPTARLHVAFADPRSVPAELRDRIVVTGLDPVHRALGRRSHAPLIPFAPAAWRRHRVDAGVDAVVISHHAMAVSAAPSWPGAAVVAYVHSPARWAWAPELRSGEALGVPGRLALAALAARARAVETAAVPHLDVVVANSTAVAERIERWWGVPARVVPPPVDVVRFTPGGTAGDYFLVAGRLVPYRRVDLAIRAAQRAGVRLVVAGDGRHAAALRRIAGDETVFLGRVSDAEMVRLQRAAIATVMPGEEDFGIVPVEAMAAGTPVLARAAGGALDTVVPGLSGVLVPDGPDEPFTDALAAAMRTLRPGDFDAVALRTHAEAFSVPAFQERMRAIVAAAVR from the coding sequence ATGACCCGGATCGCCGTCGTCCACGAGCGATGGACCGAACAGGGCGGCTCGGAGAACGTCGCGCGCGCGCTCGTCGACGCCTGGCCGACCGCACGACTCCACGTGGCCTTCGCCGACCCGCGCAGCGTCCCCGCCGAGCTCCGCGACCGGATCGTCGTCACGGGCCTCGATCCCGTGCACCGGGCACTCGGCCGGCGCTCGCATGCTCCGCTGATCCCGTTCGCGCCCGCCGCGTGGCGCCGGCACCGTGTGGACGCGGGGGTCGACGCCGTCGTCATCAGCCACCACGCCATGGCGGTCTCCGCGGCGCCGTCCTGGCCCGGCGCCGCGGTCGTGGCCTACGTGCATTCGCCCGCCCGGTGGGCGTGGGCGCCGGAACTGCGATCCGGCGAGGCCCTCGGCGTCCCCGGCCGCCTCGCGCTGGCGGCGCTCGCCGCGCGGGCCCGCGCCGTGGAGACCGCGGCGGTACCGCACCTCGACGTCGTGGTCGCGAACTCCACGGCGGTCGCGGAGCGGATCGAGCGCTGGTGGGGCGTTCCGGCGCGAGTCGTCCCGCCGCCCGTCGACGTCGTGCGGTTCACGCCCGGCGGCACTGCGGGCGACTACTTCCTGGTGGCGGGGCGGCTCGTGCCGTACCGCCGCGTCGACCTCGCGATCCGGGCGGCCCAGCGCGCCGGTGTGCGGCTCGTCGTGGCGGGGGACGGGCGGCACGCGGCCGCCCTGCGGCGCATCGCGGGCGACGAGACGGTGTTCCTCGGCCGGGTATCGGACGCCGAGATGGTCCGGCTGCAGCGCGCGGCGATCGCCACCGTCATGCCCGGCGAGGAGGACTTCGGCATCGTTCCCGTGGAGGCGATGGCGGCGGGCACCCCGGTACTCGCCCGGGCCGCCGGAGGCGCGCTCGACACCGTCGTCCCCGGACTCTCCGGCGTGCTCGTGCCCGACGGGCCCGACGAGCCCTTCACGGACGCGCTCGCCGCGGCGATGCGGACCCTGCGCCCGGGGGACTTCGACGCGGTGGCGCTCCGGACCCACGCCGAGGCATTCTCGGTGCCGGCGTTCCAGGAACGCATGCGGGCGATCGTCGCGGCGGCAGTGCGATGA
- the katG gene encoding catalase/peroxidase HPI, translated as MSEDQTTSPQEQTSGSGGCPVAHGSLRPPVAGGGNRDWWPDEVNLKVLANNPAEGDPLGADFDYAAAVATLDVDAVRADIVAVMRDSQDWWPADFGHYGPLFIRMAWHSAGTYRTTDGRGGGGAGLQRFAPLNSWPDNVSLDKARRLLWPVKQKYGRKLSWADLILFAGNVALEDMGFTTEGFAFGRADVAEPEDVYWGPEHTWLGSDGRFSGKRELDQPLGATHMGLIYVNPEGPEGVPDFMAAADDIRETFGRMAMNDEETAALIVGGHTFGKTHGAGPVENGPEPEAAPMEQQGLGWKGGNGTGVGKDAVTSGLEVIWTHTPTKWDNSFLEILYSNEWELFQSPAGANQWRPKDGGWANSVPEAFGTGKTHPSMLTTDLSLRFDPIYGEITKRWLDNPQQLADAFAKAWFKLLHRDMGPTSRYIGPLVPKTEHLWQDPVPAPEGAPIDAADADAITERILATGLTTAQLVKTAWAAFSSFRRTDKRGGANGGRLRLQPQAGWEVNEPDELAQVIRTLEGVVEAFNAESGKKVSFADVVVLAGNAGVAQAAKAAGVDVTIPFTPGRTDATQADTDVESFAVLEPRFDAFRNYVAKGAPMPAEYLLVEKANLLGLTAPEMTVLIGGLRVLGNNYGGSEAGVFTDRPGVLSNDWFVNLLDMSTKWAPASDDDSTYVGTDRATGEKKWTATRADLVFGSNSILRGIAEVYGASDAGEKFVGDFVAAWTKLANADRFDVKA; from the coding sequence GTGTCCGAGGATCAGACCACCTCCCCCCAGGAACAGACGAGCGGAAGCGGCGGATGTCCCGTCGCCCACGGTTCGCTGCGCCCGCCCGTGGCCGGCGGTGGCAACCGCGACTGGTGGCCCGACGAGGTCAACCTGAAGGTGCTCGCGAACAACCCCGCCGAGGGCGACCCGCTCGGTGCCGACTTCGACTACGCGGCCGCGGTCGCCACGCTCGACGTGGACGCGGTCCGCGCCGACATCGTCGCCGTGATGCGTGATTCGCAGGACTGGTGGCCCGCTGACTTCGGTCACTACGGCCCGCTGTTCATCCGCATGGCGTGGCACTCCGCCGGCACCTATCGCACCACCGACGGGCGCGGCGGCGGCGGCGCGGGCCTGCAGCGCTTCGCTCCGCTCAACAGCTGGCCGGACAACGTCAGCCTCGACAAGGCCCGTCGCCTGCTGTGGCCGGTGAAGCAGAAGTACGGCCGCAAGCTCTCGTGGGCCGACCTGATCCTGTTCGCGGGCAACGTCGCCCTCGAGGACATGGGCTTCACCACCGAGGGCTTCGCCTTCGGTCGCGCCGACGTGGCCGAGCCGGAGGACGTCTACTGGGGCCCGGAGCACACGTGGCTGGGCTCCGACGGCCGCTTCTCCGGCAAGCGCGAGCTCGATCAGCCGCTCGGCGCCACTCACATGGGTCTGATCTACGTCAATCCCGAGGGCCCCGAGGGGGTTCCGGACTTCATGGCCGCCGCGGACGACATCCGCGAGACCTTCGGCCGCATGGCGATGAACGACGAGGAGACCGCGGCGCTCATCGTCGGCGGGCACACCTTCGGCAAGACGCACGGCGCGGGCCCCGTCGAGAACGGACCCGAGCCCGAGGCCGCGCCGATGGAGCAGCAGGGCCTCGGCTGGAAGGGCGGCAACGGCACCGGCGTCGGTAAGGACGCGGTCACCAGCGGCCTGGAGGTCATCTGGACCCACACGCCCACCAAGTGGGACAACAGCTTCCTCGAGATCCTGTACAGCAACGAGTGGGAACTCTTCCAGAGCCCTGCGGGCGCGAACCAGTGGCGCCCGAAGGACGGCGGCTGGGCGAACTCGGTCCCCGAGGCCTTCGGCACCGGCAAGACCCACCCGTCGATGCTGACCACAGACCTGTCGCTCCGCTTCGACCCGATCTACGGCGAGATCACCAAGCGCTGGCTGGACAACCCGCAGCAGCTCGCCGACGCCTTCGCCAAGGCCTGGTTCAAGCTGCTCCACCGCGACATGGGACCGACCTCGCGCTACATCGGACCGCTGGTCCCCAAGACCGAGCACCTCTGGCAGGATCCGGTCCCGGCTCCCGAGGGGGCGCCGATCGACGCGGCGGACGCCGACGCCATCACGGAGCGGATCCTGGCCACCGGCCTGACCACCGCGCAGCTGGTGAAGACCGCATGGGCCGCCTTCTCGTCGTTCCGCCGTACCGACAAGCGCGGCGGCGCCAACGGCGGCCGTCTCCGCCTGCAGCCGCAGGCCGGCTGGGAGGTCAACGAACCCGACGAGCTCGCGCAGGTCATCCGCACGCTCGAGGGCGTCGTCGAGGCCTTCAACGCGGAGTCGGGCAAGAAGGTCTCGTTCGCCGACGTGGTCGTCCTCGCGGGCAACGCGGGCGTGGCGCAGGCGGCGAAGGCCGCGGGCGTCGATGTGACGATCCCGTTCACCCCGGGCCGCACCGACGCCACCCAGGCGGACACCGACGTCGAGTCCTTCGCGGTGCTGGAGCCGCGCTTCGACGCCTTCCGCAACTACGTCGCCAAGGGTGCGCCGATGCCTGCCGAGTACCTCCTCGTGGAGAAGGCGAACCTGCTCGGCCTCACCGCGCCGGAGATGACCGTGCTGATCGGCGGTCTGCGCGTCCTGGGCAACAACTACGGCGGCTCCGAGGCCGGCGTCTTCACCGATCGCCCCGGCGTCCTGAGCAACGACTGGTTCGTGAACCTGCTCGACATGTCCACGAAGTGGGCGCCCGCGTCCGACGACGACTCGACCTACGTCGGCACCGATCGCGCGACGGGCGAGAAGAAGTGGACGGCCACCCGCGCCGATCTCGTCTTCGGCTCGAACTCGATCCTCCGCGGCATCGCCGAGGTCTACGGCGCCTCCGACGCCGGCGAGAAGTTCGTGGGCGACTTCGTGGCAGCCTGGACCAAGCTCGCCAACGCAGACCGGTTCGATGTGAAGGCCTGA
- the acpS gene encoding holo-ACP synthase, with amino-acid sequence MNRVGIDLADVARIEESIARFGTRFLRRVYTPGEIADCAGDARRLAARWAAKEAAVKALRLGPDAATPPREVEVVGTPRGPELRLHGGLAAHAREQGWIRAELSLTHTDASAAAVVVAEVAGG; translated from the coding sequence ATGAACCGGGTGGGGATCGATCTCGCCGACGTGGCGCGCATCGAGGAGTCGATCGCGCGGTTCGGGACCCGGTTCCTCCGGCGCGTCTACACGCCGGGGGAGATCGCCGACTGCGCCGGCGACGCGCGCCGCCTCGCGGCGCGCTGGGCGGCCAAGGAGGCGGCGGTCAAGGCCCTGCGCCTCGGGCCGGACGCGGCCACGCCGCCGCGCGAGGTCGAGGTGGTCGGCACACCCCGCGGCCCGGAGCTGCGGCTGCACGGCGGCCTCGCCGCGCACGCCCGCGAGCAGGGCTGGATCCGGGCGGAGCTCTCGCTCACCCACACCGACGCCTCCGCCGCGGCGGTGGTGGTGGCGGAGGTGGCCGGCGGCTAG
- a CDS encoding acyl carrier protein, giving the protein MDEAIRSIVAAHGRLTRPIAEIAGGDDLFALGLTSHAAVNVMLAIEDRFTIEFPDASMTKNTFSTLDSLAATVRELAG; this is encoded by the coding sequence GTGGACGAGGCGATTCGCTCGATCGTGGCGGCGCACGGGCGGTTGACCAGGCCGATCGCGGAAATTGCGGGTGGTGATGATCTGTTTGCCTTGGGGCTCACGTCGCACGCGGCCGTGAACGTCATGCTGGCTATCGAAGACCGATTCACTATCGAGTTCCCAGACGCGTCCATGACGAAGAACACATTCAGCACTCTGGATTCGCTTGCGGCCACGGTCCGCGAGCTCGCCGGATGA
- a CDS encoding acyl-CoA thioesterase domain-containing protein, whose product MPYFDRVSATAFRPTEHVSGGWNTAEQHIAPPMGLLAHAVEQDRDARRDDGLQVARLSYDILGTLPMDVVEVAVRVVRPGRTIELVEATLSHGGRTGLVLRAWLLDRRDTRAVAASELDPIAPPERMPEWDPGTVWPGGYIASARTRRCETHPGRAEYWVESDVPLLDEPTGPVARAARLFDIANGMTPRFSPEEVAYPNLDLTAHLFRDPVGEAIGFATRVSTGPDGAGLTHSVIHDITGPVGTVDQIQTVRLR is encoded by the coding sequence ATGCCGTACTTCGACCGGGTCTCCGCGACCGCGTTCCGCCCCACCGAACACGTCTCGGGCGGCTGGAACACCGCCGAACAACACATCGCTCCCCCGATGGGACTGCTCGCGCACGCCGTGGAGCAGGACCGCGACGCGCGGCGCGACGACGGCCTCCAGGTCGCACGACTGTCCTACGACATCCTCGGCACCCTTCCCATGGACGTGGTCGAGGTCGCGGTCCGCGTCGTCCGCCCGGGCCGCACGATCGAACTCGTCGAGGCGACCCTCAGCCACGGCGGGCGCACCGGACTGGTCCTGCGCGCGTGGCTGCTCGACCGCCGCGACACACGCGCCGTCGCGGCGTCCGAGCTGGACCCGATCGCACCGCCCGAGCGGATGCCGGAGTGGGACCCCGGCACCGTCTGGCCCGGTGGGTACATCGCCTCCGCGCGCACCCGGCGCTGCGAGACGCACCCCGGCCGCGCCGAGTACTGGGTGGAGTCGGACGTACCGCTGCTCGACGAGCCGACCGGTCCGGTCGCGCGTGCGGCGCGACTGTTCGACATCGCAAACGGGATGACACCCCGGTTCAGCCCGGAGGAGGTCGCGTACCCGAACCTCGATCTCACAGCGCATCTGTTCCGCGACCCCGTGGGCGAGGCGATCGGTTTCGCGACGCGGGTCTCGACCGGACCCGACGGCGCAGGTCTGACGCATTCGGTCATTCACGACATCACGGGCCCCGTGGGAACGGTGGATCAGATACAAACGGTGCGTCTGCGCTGA
- a CDS encoding class I SAM-dependent methyltransferase, with protein MTKHAHMHTHPDWADLAPELEAEGEVLLPYATQALDAIGELVPAPGTVLDVGAGPGVVTAALAARFPSARVVAVDGDATLLDRARRRGAAAGHPIEVLRTDLPEGFAGLPAADLIWTAQTMHHLGDQGAAVAALAARLAPGGVLAVAEGGLPLRFLPRDIGLGRPGLAERLDALQATGFGEMRAALDGTVDVPEDWPAMLRSAGLRDVRARTFLVDRPAPLDDRTRTAVAHMLGRYLRMADRLDPDDAEVLRRLTDPADPHNVRRRPDVFVLTARTVYVGTAP; from the coding sequence ATGACGAAGCACGCGCACATGCACACGCACCCGGACTGGGCGGACCTCGCGCCCGAGCTCGAGGCGGAGGGCGAGGTCCTGCTGCCGTACGCGACGCAGGCGCTCGACGCGATCGGCGAGCTCGTGCCCGCGCCCGGGACCGTGCTCGACGTCGGCGCCGGCCCCGGCGTCGTCACTGCGGCGCTGGCGGCGCGGTTCCCGTCGGCGCGTGTCGTCGCCGTCGACGGCGACGCCACGTTGCTGGACCGGGCTCGTCGCCGCGGCGCGGCCGCCGGGCACCCGATCGAGGTGCTGCGCACCGACCTGCCCGAGGGCTTCGCCGGCCTCCCCGCCGCCGATCTCATCTGGACCGCGCAGACGATGCACCACCTCGGCGACCAGGGCGCCGCCGTCGCCGCACTCGCGGCCCGGCTCGCGCCCGGCGGCGTGCTGGCGGTGGCGGAGGGCGGCCTGCCCCTGCGATTCCTGCCGCGCGACATCGGCCTCGGCAGACCGGGCCTCGCCGAACGGCTCGATGCCCTGCAGGCGACCGGCTTCGGGGAGATGCGGGCGGCGCTCGACGGCACCGTCGACGTGCCGGAGGACTGGCCCGCGATGCTGCGCTCCGCAGGTCTGCGCGACGTGCGGGCCCGGACGTTCCTGGTCGACCGGCCGGCCCCGCTGGACGACCGGACCCGCACCGCCGTCGCGCACATGCTCGGCCGCTACCTGAGGATGGCCGACCGTCTCGACCCGGACGACGCCGAGGTGCTGCGCCGGCTGACCGACCCGGCCGACCCCCACAACGTGCGACGCCGCCCCGACGTGTTCGTGCTGACCGCGCGAACGGTGTACGTCGGGACGGCGCCGTGA